The DNA sequence AATAAATGATTTGGGACATAGCGAATTATACTTAAAAAAACCATTAAATTTAATAAGGCAAATAGACGATTTGGAAAGTTATGGAATTAATGAAGTTAGATTAGATTTTACTTTTGAAGATGAATTTGAGATTAGCAGAATTATTAAAAACTTAAAAGATAGAACAGGGGAATATATTCCATATAACTATGAAAAAGGAGTTTTTTAATTATGAGTGGAAAAGTTATGAATGATAATACAATAAAATTATTGGCAACTTGGTTTAAATTAGGAGATATAAAAAAAGCTCCAGGAACATTTGGAACTTTAGGGGCAATACCTTTAGGGATATTAATTGGATTAATACCAAGTAATAATTTAAAATTTTTAATTATTATGGGATTTCTATTTTTTTCTATATATATATCAGATAAAGCAGAAGCTATATATAAAGAAAAAGATTGCCAAAATATAGTTATAGATGAGGTTTTAGGATATATTGTAACAATAGGATTTTTACCAATAAATTTTATTACTGTAATAGGAGCATTTATATTGTTTAGAATATTCGATATAACTAAAATATATCCAATAAACAAATTACAAGATTTAAAAGGTGGGATAGGTGTTGTGTCTGATGATTTCGCAGCTGGATTAATAGCTAATGGTATATTATGGATTATTAGTTTAATCATTTTTAGAGGGTGAGAATATGGGAATAGAATATGATTTGAAAAAAGCTTATGAGGATGTCATAACTGTATTTTATGATATTTCAAAAGATATGAATTCCACTTTTGATAAAGGTGAAATAATTGATATCTCTTTTTCTCTGCTAAAAAAAGTTGTTAATTATGATGCAATATCTTTATTTAAATATTCTAAAGATAAAGATATGTATTTGGTAGAAAAAGCTCAAGGGTATAATTCAACTTTAAAATCTAGTTTATTTAATATAGTGAATGATGGATTGATAAAATGGGCTGCAAAATTAGGAAAGCCTTTTGTAAATATAGAAAAAGTAGGAGAAATAAAAACTACAATTATTGTACCTCTAATATCAAAAGATGAATTAATGGGTGCAATTATATTACATACAAAAGAAGATGAAAATTATTTTGATCAAAATAGATTAAAAATATTAACTATATTATCAAGTCAGTTATCAATAAGTTTTGAAAATCTGAATTTATATGAAAATTTGGAAAAAAGAAACGGAAAATTAAAAGCATTAAAAAATTATATGGATAATATAATAAAAAGTATGATAAATGGGATAATTGTTATAGATAATGAAAACAAAATAAGAGTTTTTAATAATATGGCAGAACAACTTTTAAAAAAAAGAAAAAGAAAAGTTATGTATAAATCAATAATAGATACAGATTTAAACAAAAAATTTATAAACGAAATGGTTAGATTAAAAGTTTTAACTGAAAAAGGGAAAAAAGTAAATGAAGTTGAATTTGAATATGAAATAGATGAAGATACAACATATCCTTTAGGAATTAGTACAACATTATTGAAAGAAGAAAATAAAATATTAGGAATAATTTTTAGCTTAAGAGATTTAAGAGAAAGTAAAGAGCTACAAGAATTAAGAAGAGTAGATAAATTAAAAGATGAATTTTTATCAATGGTTTCTCATGAATTAAGAACTCCTCTTACTTCAATAAAAGCATATACAGAGACACTAATGTTTATGGTTGAAGATAATGATCCTGAAACTCAATTAGAATTTTTAACTATAATTAATGAAGAAAGTGAAAGATTAACTAGATTGATAAATGATGTATTAGATTTATCTAAAATAGAAGCTGGAAAAATGAGTTTTATATTAAAAGCAGAAGATATTGGTGCTATAATTAGAAGGATTGTAAAAAATATGACAGGTTTTGCAGAAACTAAAAATATTGAATTAATAGAGAATATTAAAGAAAATTTACCCGAAGTTATGATAGATAAAGATAGAGTTATGCAGGTTTTGACAAATTTAATAAATAATGCAGTAAAATTTACACCAGAAAACGGGAAAATTTTTGTAAATGCAGATTTTGAAAATGATAAATTTTTAAGAATATCAGTAAAAGATACAGGGATAGGAATAAAAGAGGAAGATAAAGGAAAAGTATTTGAGAAGTTTAAACAAGTTGATGATATATTGGTAAGAGAAGCTGGTGGAACAGGATTAGGATTGCCTATTTGTAAAAATATAATAGAATATTTTGGAGGAAAAATTTGGGTTGATTCAGTTCATGGAGAAGGTTCAACATTTCAGTTTACATTGCCAATTGTAGAAGTTTAAAATTATTTTTAGGAACGTTTAAGAAATAGAAAAGATGTTGCATAAGGAGGCAGTAAAAATGGGAAAAAAAGTACTTGTTGTAGATGATGAGGTACATATAGTTCAAATAGTAAAGTTTAATTTGGAAAAAAGAGGCGGATACACTGTAGTTACGGCTAAAAATGGAGCTGAAGGTTTAAAAGTTGCAAAAGAACAAAATCCAGATATGATTCTTTCTGATGTAATGATGCCTAAAATGTCAGGATTTGAATTTTGTAAAGCTGTAAAAAGTGATGAAGAATTAAAAGATATACCATTTATAATATTAACTGCAAAAGGACAAGAAGCGGATATAAAAGATGGAGAAACTTCAGGGGCAGATGATTACATAACAAAACCATTTAGTCCAAAATCTTTACTTACCAAAGTTGCAGAAATTTTAGGAGAGTGAAAAATGAAGTGTTATATTATTTTAGTTGGGACAGAACTTTTAAATGGAATGATGGTAGATACAAATAGTATATATATGGCAGAAAATCTTAATAGATATGGAGTTGAAATAGTAGGAAAATCAGTTGTAGGGGATAAAATTAAAGATATAGAAAAAACAATAAAATATGGAAAAGAAATTTCTGATTTTGTAGTAATATCAGGAGGATTAGGGCCTACAATTGATGATTTAACTAGAGATGCTGTAGCAAAATTTTTGGATAAACCATTAACATTATATAAAGAAGAATTTGAAAAAATAAAAGAGAAATTTAAAAGAGTAAATATAAAAATGGCAGAAAATAATATAAGGCAGGCAAAATTTCCAGAAGGAGCTATAATAATAGACAATAAAAGTGGTGCTGCTCCTGCATTTTTAATAGATGATATAGCGGTATTTCCAGGAGTTCCAAGTGAAGTAAAGGAAACTTTTCCAAAATTTTTGAATATGTATTTTAAAGATAAAGAAAAAAAAGAGATGTATATAAAAGATATATTAGTTTGGGGATTGCCTGAATCAGAATTAGAAGAAAAAATTTATGATATTATTTTAAATGAAAAGGGTATTTTTGTAGAGTTTTTAGTTAAAAATTATGGAATTATAATAAGATTTTTAGCAGAAAAAAATAAAAAAGAAGAAATAGATATATTAAAAGAAAAAATATATAGTAGAATCGGAAAATATATCTTTGGAGAAGATGAAGATAGAATAGAGAGGTTAGTATTAAAAGGGTTAGAAAATAATAACTATACGATTTCTACTGCTGAGTCATGTACAGGCGGAATGGTAGCTACAAAATTAATAGGATTATCTGGTATTTCCAAATATTACAAAGAGGGTTTAATCACATATAGCAATGAATCTAAGATATATAGATTAGGAGTAGAAGAAGAAATAATTGTAAAATATGGTGCAGTAAGTGAGCAAACAGTAAATGAAATGTTAGATGGATTAAAAACAGATGTGAAAATTGCAATTTCTGGAATAGCAGGGCCTACAGGTGGGACAAAAGAAAAACCAGTTGGGACAGTATATATAGGTATCGAAGTTGCAGGTGAAAAAGAGATTAAAAAATATCTTTTTAGAGGCGATAGAGAAGTAGTTAGAGAAAGAGCCGCTTTGACCGCACTTAATATGGTGAGGGAAAAATTATAAACAAATACAAAACACAGAGCGTATAAATAATAGAGGCTCTGTGTTTTGTTTAATATAAAATTATTGGAGGAATATATGACTAAGGAAGAGAAGTCTATAAAAGAGATGTGGAAAAATTATTTAATATTTGCAGGAGAAGATTTAAAAAGTGTAGATAAAATTTGTGATTCTTGGTATTTTGGAGATAATAAAGATATGGCTGATAATTTAGCAAAGTTAGTAAAGCAAGGGATTAAAAAAGCTACAACTGGTTTACTTTATTTTTATGAAAGTGAAAAATATCCACTTCCAAAATTGGGAGAACTTAATATAGTTACAGATTATAATGGAGTAGCTCAATGTGTAGTAAAAACTACTAAAGTTAATATCAAACCATTTAAAGATGTAACAGAGGATTTTGCAAGAACAGAAGGTGAAGGAGATAAATCTTTAGAATATTGGAGGAAAGCACATATAGATTTTTTTTCTAGAGAGTTAAAAGAGGTGGGAAAAGAATTTAATGAGGATATGTTAGTGGTACTTGAAGAGTTTGAAGTGGTTTATAAAGATGAGTGATTAGAAATTTTTAAAGAGGTAATTTAGTTTTATAAAAACGGAGATACCAAGGAGGAAGAAGTGAGAAAAATATCATTAAACATTATGTTATATATTATAATTCCTTTTTTATTAGGAATAACATTTAAGTTTAAAATTAAAAGTTTTAATATAGAAAAAATATATTCTGTTTTTTTTATAACTGTATTCTGCTTTTTAATTTTTATATTTATTTATAAAAATAAAGAAGAAATATGTTCTATTTTCATTAAAATATTGAAATTTTATTCTATTTTGTTATTTTTATTTTTTAGTAATGAAATGACTTTGGATTTTTTTAAAAATATTTACGAATATACTATTATAA is a window from the Haliovirga abyssi genome containing:
- a CDS encoding ASCH domain-containing protein, coding for MTKEEKSIKEMWKNYLIFAGEDLKSVDKICDSWYFGDNKDMADNLAKLVKQGIKKATTGLLYFYESEKYPLPKLGELNIVTDYNGVAQCVVKTTKVNIKPFKDVTEDFARTEGEGDKSLEYWRKAHIDFFSRELKEVGKEFNEDMLVVLEEFEVVYKDE
- a CDS encoding phosphatidylglycerophosphatase A family protein, producing the protein MSGKVMNDNTIKLLATWFKLGDIKKAPGTFGTLGAIPLGILIGLIPSNNLKFLIIMGFLFFSIYISDKAEAIYKEKDCQNIVIDEVLGYIVTIGFLPINFITVIGAFILFRIFDITKIYPINKLQDLKGGIGVVSDDFAAGLIANGILWIISLIIFRG
- a CDS encoding competence/damage-inducible protein A, producing MKCYIILVGTELLNGMMVDTNSIYMAENLNRYGVEIVGKSVVGDKIKDIEKTIKYGKEISDFVVISGGLGPTIDDLTRDAVAKFLDKPLTLYKEEFEKIKEKFKRVNIKMAENNIRQAKFPEGAIIIDNKSGAAPAFLIDDIAVFPGVPSEVKETFPKFLNMYFKDKEKKEMYIKDILVWGLPESELEEKIYDIILNEKGIFVEFLVKNYGIIIRFLAEKNKKEEIDILKEKIYSRIGKYIFGEDEDRIERLVLKGLENNNYTISTAESCTGGMVATKLIGLSGISKYYKEGLITYSNESKIYRLGVEEEIIVKYGAVSEQTVNEMLDGLKTDVKIAISGIAGPTGGTKEKPVGTVYIGIEVAGEKEIKKYLFRGDREVVRERAALTALNMVREKL
- a CDS encoding response regulator transcription factor, encoding MGKKVLVVDDEVHIVQIVKFNLEKRGGYTVVTAKNGAEGLKVAKEQNPDMILSDVMMPKMSGFEFCKAVKSDEELKDIPFIILTAKGQEADIKDGETSGADDYITKPFSPKSLLTKVAEILGE
- a CDS encoding ATP-binding protein — translated: MGIEYDLKKAYEDVITVFYDISKDMNSTFDKGEIIDISFSLLKKVVNYDAISLFKYSKDKDMYLVEKAQGYNSTLKSSLFNIVNDGLIKWAAKLGKPFVNIEKVGEIKTTIIVPLISKDELMGAIILHTKEDENYFDQNRLKILTILSSQLSISFENLNLYENLEKRNGKLKALKNYMDNIIKSMINGIIVIDNENKIRVFNNMAEQLLKKRKRKVMYKSIIDTDLNKKFINEMVRLKVLTEKGKKVNEVEFEYEIDEDTTYPLGISTTLLKEENKILGIIFSLRDLRESKELQELRRVDKLKDEFLSMVSHELRTPLTSIKAYTETLMFMVEDNDPETQLEFLTIINEESERLTRLINDVLDLSKIEAGKMSFILKAEDIGAIIRRIVKNMTGFAETKNIELIENIKENLPEVMIDKDRVMQVLTNLINNAVKFTPENGKIFVNADFENDKFLRISVKDTGIGIKEEDKGKVFEKFKQVDDILVREAGGTGLGLPICKNIIEYFGGKIWVDSVHGEGSTFQFTLPIVEV